In one Microbacterium invictum genomic region, the following are encoded:
- a CDS encoding phosphotransferase yields MPSADELGAWVAQQRWYAGKSHEPRFRLLDTQSAPHATRYLLMDDAGARPVLYHVPVSSVPTTPDTPALITRTPAGCEIDAAQHPPFAIAALEAMGVDVSRVTGSRVLTGEQSNTSIVFDEDGQPTIILKLFRTLHDGENPDVTVQRALSAAGSPFVPKFFGSVDAEWPDSGEEGGVARGTLGFAQEFLPGVRDGWAIALEAAREGRDFTDAARDLGVAVAGVHGALGQALGTADGGPEAVAAAEVTWRRRLMLAVAEVPAVADRAAAIETVYKAALARPWPRLQRIHGDLHLGQVLAVPGAGWRIVDFEGEPLRPMHERAVPDLPVRDVAGMLRSFDYAGAVGGAPEGVWAAACRAAFVEAYDGADGSVGLDPVILRALVLDKAVYESIYEARNRPTWLPVPLAGIDAALAG; encoded by the coding sequence GTGCCTTCTGCAGACGAACTGGGCGCCTGGGTGGCGCAGCAACGCTGGTATGCGGGAAAGAGCCATGAGCCCCGCTTCCGGCTCCTCGACACCCAGTCGGCGCCACACGCGACCCGTTACCTTCTGATGGATGACGCCGGCGCCCGGCCGGTTCTCTACCACGTGCCCGTCTCCAGCGTCCCGACGACCCCCGACACCCCCGCGCTGATCACCCGCACGCCCGCGGGTTGCGAGATCGATGCGGCGCAGCATCCGCCGTTCGCGATCGCAGCCCTGGAGGCCATGGGGGTCGATGTGAGTCGGGTCACCGGCAGCCGTGTGCTCACCGGTGAGCAGTCGAACACCTCGATCGTCTTCGACGAGGACGGTCAGCCCACCATCATCCTGAAGCTGTTCCGCACTCTGCACGACGGGGAGAATCCGGATGTCACGGTGCAGCGCGCCCTGAGCGCCGCCGGGTCGCCGTTCGTCCCGAAGTTCTTCGGCAGTGTCGACGCGGAGTGGCCCGACAGCGGCGAGGAGGGCGGGGTCGCCCGCGGCACGCTCGGATTCGCTCAGGAGTTCCTTCCCGGGGTCCGCGACGGGTGGGCGATCGCGTTGGAGGCCGCACGCGAGGGGCGCGACTTCACCGATGCCGCCCGCGACCTCGGCGTCGCGGTCGCTGGGGTGCACGGCGCCCTCGGGCAGGCGCTCGGTACCGCCGACGGCGGGCCGGAGGCCGTCGCCGCGGCCGAGGTGACGTGGCGCCGCCGCCTCATGCTGGCCGTCGCCGAAGTGCCCGCCGTCGCCGACCGCGCGGCGGCGATCGAGACGGTCTACAAGGCCGCCCTCGCACGACCATGGCCCCGCCTGCAGCGGATCCACGGCGACCTGCACCTCGGCCAGGTGCTCGCCGTACCCGGCGCCGGGTGGCGGATCGTCGACTTCGAGGGCGAACCGCTCCGCCCCATGCACGAGCGCGCGGTGCCCGACCTGCCGGTGCGCGATGTCGCGGGCATGCTCCGCTCCTTCGACTACGCCGGCGCGGTCGGCGGGGCACCGGAAGGCGTGTGGGCGGCCGCCTGCCGCGCCGCGTTCGTGGAGGCGTACGACGGCGCCGACGGGTCGGTGGGCCTCGACCCGGTCATCCTGCGGGCACTCGTCCTCGACAAGGCCGTGTACGAGTCGATCTACGAGGCCCGCAATCGCCCCACGTGGCTGCCGGTGCCGCTGGCGGGGATCGACGCCGCTCTCGCGGGCTGA
- a CDS encoding ABC transporter ATP-binding protein → MTGAVVLRASALHRSYGRRGARVRAVRNVSLDLSAGELVVLRGPSGSGKTTLLNLLGGLDTPTRGEVRVRGMLLDATAERQQVELRRQEFGFIFQGSALLGELSARENVDLPLRLAGVRHAERQRRIDHLLESVGIAAHGAQRPAELSGGQRQRLGIARALANRPSVIIADEPTGQLDSTNAEAMMRLLADLVHGEQVAAIVSTHDPRMAALADRILVLRDGALV, encoded by the coding sequence ATGACGGGAGCCGTCGTCCTGCGGGCCTCCGCCCTCCACCGCTCCTACGGGCGGCGAGGGGCGCGTGTTCGCGCGGTGCGGAACGTCTCGCTGGACCTGTCGGCCGGGGAGCTCGTGGTGCTGCGCGGCCCCTCCGGATCGGGGAAGACCACGCTGCTGAACCTCCTCGGCGGTCTCGACACCCCCACCCGTGGGGAGGTGCGCGTGCGGGGGATGCTGCTCGACGCGACTGCCGAGCGGCAGCAGGTCGAGCTGCGGCGGCAGGAGTTCGGCTTCATCTTCCAGGGTTCCGCGCTGCTCGGGGAGCTGTCCGCTCGCGAGAACGTCGACCTGCCGCTCCGGCTCGCCGGCGTTCGCCACGCCGAGCGTCAGCGGCGCATCGATCACCTCCTCGAGTCGGTCGGGATCGCCGCGCACGGCGCCCAGAGACCCGCGGAGCTCTCGGGTGGGCAGCGGCAGCGCCTGGGGATCGCGCGCGCCCTCGCCAACCGCCCGAGCGTCATCATCGCCGATGAGCCGACCGGGCAGCTGGACAGCACCAACGCCGAGGCAATGATGCGCCTGCTGGCAGACCTCGTGCACGGTGAGCAGGTCGCCGCGATCGTGTCCACCCACGACCCACGGATGGCGGCGCTGGCCGACCGGATCCTCGTGCTGCGCGACGGCGCCCTGGTCTGA
- a CDS encoding ABC transporter ATP-binding protein, which translates to MTTQIQCTDLVRIYSAEGVEVQALQGLSLSVDAGEITAVVGASGSGKSTLLAILSGHDIPTAGSATVAGHDLLTMSGRERTRYRRRTVGFVWQQTSRNLLPALTVIENIATSLAVARTPRRLRRARADALLEVLAIGDLGDRRPAELSGGQQQRAAIAVALANEPAVLFADEPTGELDERNSEIVFASLREVNRELGTTVLIVTHDEDVSRQVRRTVQIRDGRLATEVHREQRVDEHGEERTHAREYAVLDRVGRLQLPEDYLRALSLRDLVRLELEDDHVEVHPTSSPEASG; encoded by the coding sequence ATGACCACTCAGATCCAGTGCACCGATCTGGTGCGCATCTACAGCGCCGAGGGGGTCGAGGTGCAGGCTCTCCAGGGGCTCAGCCTCTCGGTGGATGCCGGAGAGATCACAGCCGTGGTCGGCGCATCCGGGTCGGGGAAGTCCACTCTGCTGGCGATCCTCTCTGGCCACGACATCCCGACTGCGGGATCGGCGACGGTGGCCGGCCACGATCTGCTCACCATGTCGGGCCGGGAGCGCACCCGATACCGGCGTCGCACCGTGGGCTTCGTCTGGCAGCAGACATCCCGCAACCTCCTCCCCGCACTCACCGTCATCGAGAACATCGCGACCTCCCTGGCGGTGGCGCGCACACCCCGTCGCCTGCGCCGCGCGCGCGCCGACGCGCTGCTCGAGGTCCTCGCGATCGGAGACCTCGGCGACCGGCGCCCGGCCGAGCTGTCCGGGGGCCAGCAGCAGCGCGCGGCGATCGCGGTCGCGCTGGCGAACGAGCCGGCGGTGCTCTTCGCCGACGAGCCGACCGGCGAGCTCGACGAGAGGAACTCGGAGATCGTGTTCGCCTCGCTCCGCGAGGTCAACCGCGAGCTCGGCACGACGGTGCTCATCGTCACGCACGACGAGGATGTGTCCCGGCAGGTGCGTCGCACCGTGCAGATCCGCGACGGGCGCCTGGCGACCGAGGTGCACCGCGAGCAGCGCGTCGACGAGCACGGCGAGGAGCGCACGCACGCGCGCGAGTACGCGGTGCTCGACCGCGTGGGCCGCCTGCAGCTGCCGGAGGACTACCTTCGCGCGCTGTCGCTGAGGGATCTCGTCCGACTCGAGCTCGAGGACGACCATGTCGAGGTGCATCCGACATCGAGCCCCGAGGCATCCGGATGA
- a CDS encoding FtsX-like permease family protein → MTRRSRVGTLALLGRLSLDGLGATLLIALLVSAAVFAAAIAPRLGARLGTAELQQSISAMPAPIRDIRAVGTIGLVPGLAGTPVDRLVAPTDAAIAAFGEDLTEPLRSLTGDPAWVARSEPRDAVPVGDSPARADPEGQTRFFARLAVDPGWRDRVEIVAGTPPAAWAGDESARGVDPPLEVALSTATAEAAGITVGETLRYGALELVVTALYDPLDPDASHWAQVSDLAQPIVETAPGEPATVRGTVIVDTASLGGLTTSLTTGTFLAYYPVSAETLQATDAERVLNQLRSALAGGIVMPYGGEVTVTTLLGDEIEEATGRTATVTALLALALSGLLGVVLAVFALGIDAVATRRRPILDLTHARGASDLQLRAALGLEGVAIALPAAVVGVGVATALVPEPVGVSGWALPALVAAAVPALFALRAAPATRRQTRRDPHRIGGRRLLIDGGVVALAALSVILLARRGVDPSAGAGIDPLLVLAPLLVAAAVCLVALRFAPIPLLLLQHRLRRGDSAVALLGAARAVRVPSFGFAASFALILGVAVVVFSSILGSTIRSGIVTGAQEGLGSDILVSAPAIPSPAVEGVAGLPGVAAVSAITEIAGVRVDDAAAPTSLTLLVADTTALADVRPDLPALSGLADRAGSVPLLVSDDVAAALGPGARIGRSPVVVAGSAPVTALPGPGRSWAVVDASHLDALAREPRDPDRLLVALSDGADPSALGERVDAIVSASVPEAERGGVSTVAAADLISRARTSPLTQGLEAALPWAAAAALGLTLAGIALATVSAAQARARSVAVLRIIGADARQQRRLLLWEFAPPVLVAVLVGIAIGFLLPRLVTAVVDLRPFVGGRLAPPLVIDPASLAIALAAVAMTTAIAAVIAFAIAARHTPATTLRMGER, encoded by the coding sequence ATGACCCGCCGATCGAGGGTGGGGACACTCGCGCTCCTCGGACGCCTGAGCCTTGACGGCCTTGGAGCGACGCTGCTCATCGCGCTGCTGGTGTCGGCCGCCGTCTTCGCCGCAGCGATCGCACCGCGGTTGGGCGCACGTCTGGGTACCGCCGAACTGCAGCAGAGCATCTCGGCGATGCCCGCGCCGATCCGCGACATCCGCGCCGTCGGGACGATCGGGCTCGTTCCCGGACTCGCCGGGACCCCTGTCGATCGGCTGGTCGCGCCGACCGACGCCGCGATCGCCGCCTTCGGCGAGGATCTCACCGAGCCCCTCCGGTCTCTCACGGGCGACCCGGCGTGGGTCGCCCGCTCCGAGCCGCGCGACGCGGTTCCCGTGGGCGACTCCCCCGCTCGCGCTGATCCGGAGGGACAGACGCGATTCTTCGCCCGTCTCGCCGTGGATCCCGGCTGGCGCGACCGCGTCGAGATCGTGGCGGGCACGCCCCCCGCCGCCTGGGCGGGCGACGAGTCGGCACGAGGCGTGGATCCCCCGCTCGAGGTCGCCCTCTCGACCGCGACGGCCGAGGCCGCCGGCATCACGGTGGGCGAGACGCTTCGCTACGGAGCGCTCGAGCTCGTGGTCACGGCACTGTACGACCCGCTCGACCCCGACGCGAGCCACTGGGCCCAGGTCTCCGACCTGGCCCAGCCGATCGTGGAGACCGCGCCCGGCGAGCCGGCGACGGTGCGCGGAACCGTCATCGTCGACACGGCATCGCTCGGCGGGCTGACGACCAGCCTGACGACCGGCACGTTCCTTGCCTATTACCCCGTCTCGGCCGAGACTCTTCAGGCGACCGACGCCGAGCGCGTTCTCAACCAGCTCCGCAGCGCGCTGGCGGGCGGCATCGTCATGCCCTACGGCGGGGAGGTGACCGTGACCACCCTGCTCGGCGACGAGATCGAAGAGGCGACGGGGCGAACGGCCACGGTGACCGCGCTTCTCGCCCTGGCTCTCTCCGGGCTTCTCGGCGTCGTGCTGGCGGTGTTCGCGCTCGGCATCGACGCCGTCGCGACCCGCCGACGACCGATCCTCGATCTGACGCACGCCCGCGGGGCGAGCGACCTGCAGCTCCGTGCGGCACTCGGCCTCGAAGGCGTCGCGATCGCCCTGCCCGCGGCGGTCGTCGGCGTCGGAGTCGCCACCGCGCTCGTCCCCGAGCCCGTCGGCGTGTCGGGCTGGGCCCTGCCCGCCCTCGTCGCGGCCGCCGTCCCCGCACTCTTCGCGCTCCGAGCCGCCCCGGCGACCCGGCGACAGACCCGTCGCGACCCGCACAGGATCGGGGGTCGCCGACTCCTCATCGATGGCGGGGTGGTCGCTCTCGCCGCACTCTCGGTGATCCTGCTCGCCCGGCGCGGTGTCGACCCATCCGCCGGTGCGGGAATCGACCCGCTGCTCGTCCTCGCTCCTCTCCTGGTCGCTGCGGCGGTCTGCCTGGTGGCGCTCCGATTCGCCCCGATTCCACTTCTCCTCCTGCAGCACCGACTGCGACGCGGCGACAGCGCCGTCGCGCTTCTCGGCGCAGCGCGGGCGGTGCGCGTCCCCTCGTTCGGATTCGCCGCCTCGTTCGCCCTCATCCTCGGTGTCGCCGTGGTCGTCTTCTCGTCGATCCTCGGGTCGACGATCCGGTCGGGAATCGTCACCGGCGCTCAAGAGGGGCTCGGCTCCGACATCCTCGTCAGTGCGCCGGCGATCCCCTCTCCGGCCGTGGAGGGTGTTGCGGGCCTGCCCGGGGTCGCCGCCGTCAGCGCCATCACCGAGATCGCCGGCGTCCGTGTCGACGATGCGGCGGCGCCCACGTCGCTGACACTCCTCGTCGCCGACACCACCGCCCTCGCCGATGTCCGCCCCGATCTGCCCGCGCTCTCCGGCCTCGCGGATCGCGCCGGCAGCGTGCCCCTTCTCGTCTCCGACGACGTCGCCGCCGCCCTCGGCCCGGGGGCGCGCATCGGCCGGTCGCCGGTCGTGGTCGCCGGCTCCGCTCCGGTGACCGCGCTCCCCGGTCCGGGACGGAGCTGGGCAGTGGTCGATGCGTCGCACCTCGATGCGCTCGCCCGGGAGCCTCGCGATCCCGACCGTCTCCTCGTCGCCCTCTCGGACGGGGCCGACCCCTCTGCCCTGGGCGAGCGCGTCGACGCGATCGTCTCGGCCTCTGTTCCCGAGGCGGAGCGCGGAGGGGTCTCCACGGTCGCCGCGGCCGACCTGATCTCGCGCGCCCGCACGTCACCTCTCACGCAGGGCCTGGAGGCGGCGCTTCCCTGGGCCGCGGCGGCCGCCCTGGGCCTCACCCTCGCCGGCATCGCGCTGGCCACGGTGTCGGCGGCGCAAGCCCGGGCGCGCTCCGTCGCCGTGCTGCGCATCATCGGAGCCGATGCCCGCCAGCAGCGACGGCTCCTGCTGTGGGAGTTCGCTCCCCCCGTCCTGGTCGCGGTCCTCGTGGGAATCGCGATCGGGTTCCTCCTCCCGCGCCTGGTGACCGCGGTGGTCGACCTCCGTCCCTTCGTCGGCGGCCGTCTCGCCCCGCCTCTCGTCATCGATCCCGCCTCGCTGGCGATCGCGCTGGCGGCCGTCGCGATGACGACGGCGATCGCCGCCGTCATCGCGTTCGCAATCGCCGCGCGACACACCCCTGCCACGACCCTCCGGATGGGAGAGCGATGA
- a CDS encoding PhzF family phenazine biosynthesis isomerase, translated as MDSSPSASHVQRWAAFSSDPAGGNPAGVVLDADGMTDDEMLRVAADVGYSETAFVTRGDRSDASLRYFSPRAEVPFCGHATVATAAALAETNGGGDYAFATPVGRIDIRVDDTAAGRVISFTSVDPFVEELSEDALRRILEVLHLASADLAAAHAPALAFAGNRHPLLVLRSRTVFDRMIFDPAAARELMDAEAWAATIIVAWPETETEWHVRNVFPVGEISEDPATGAGAAALGGYLRETRAVTPPRRIRISQGSHVGRPSRLTVDIPAAGGIVVSGSAVRLPDPAVGG; from the coding sequence ATGGACTCATCGCCTTCGGCGTCGCACGTGCAGCGCTGGGCTGCCTTCTCCTCCGATCCCGCCGGCGGCAATCCCGCCGGTGTCGTGCTGGACGCGGACGGGATGACCGATGACGAGATGCTCCGCGTCGCTGCCGACGTCGGCTACTCCGAGACAGCCTTCGTCACCCGCGGCGATCGGAGCGACGCGTCGCTCCGGTACTTCTCCCCGCGAGCTGAGGTGCCCTTCTGCGGCCATGCCACGGTGGCGACGGCAGCCGCGCTCGCCGAGACGAACGGAGGCGGTGACTACGCCTTCGCCACCCCGGTCGGACGGATCGACATCCGCGTGGACGACACCGCCGCGGGTCGGGTCATCTCCTTCACGAGCGTCGACCCCTTCGTCGAAGAACTCTCCGAGGACGCACTGCGTCGCATCCTCGAGGTGCTGCACCTGGCGAGCGCCGACCTCGCCGCGGCGCACGCGCCGGCTCTGGCGTTCGCCGGCAACCGACATCCGCTGCTCGTCCTCCGCTCGCGGACCGTATTCGATCGCATGATCTTCGACCCCGCCGCCGCCCGCGAACTCATGGATGCAGAAGCGTGGGCGGCCACCATCATCGTCGCCTGGCCCGAGACCGAGACCGAGTGGCACGTGCGCAACGTCTTTCCCGTCGGAGAGATCAGCGAAGACCCCGCGACGGGCGCGGGCGCCGCCGCCCTCGGCGGGTATCTGCGCGAGACGCGAGCCGTGACGCCGCCGCGTCGCATCCGCATCTCGCAGGGATCGCACGTCGGCCGGCCGAGCCGCCTCACCGTGGACATTCCGGCCGCCGGCGGGATCGTGGTCTCCGGATCGGCGGTGCGTCTTCCCGACCCGGCGGTCGGAGGCTGA
- a CDS encoding glycoside hydrolase family 3 N-terminal domain-containing protein yields MTDVTDVADRASSGAGRPRWADPSLDPSTRVEMLLAAMTDEEKIAQLGGYWADTRDSTQLIAPMQDVLSRGRPPFDEAVRDGIGHLTRVFGVTPVAARDGMQKVQDAQRHLRENTRLGIPAVVHEECLTGFTTYGATVYPASMAWAATFDADLVREMAAAIGADMRAVGAHHGLSPVLDVVTDYRWGRVEETLGEDPYVVGTLATAYVHGLQHSGIIATLKHFAGHATSRGGRNHAPVSLGERELRDLVLPPFEMAVRIGGAASVMNSYTELDRVPAAADRWLLTDLLRDEWGFSGTVVSDYWAVAFLKSKHQVAETMADAGRLALHAGIDVELPDIAAYRLLHDDDPDPVRTAYDIDTAVRRVLHQKLELGLLDAGWTPPEPADVDLDSPRNRDIARRLAEESIILLDNSRGVLPLATSVRRIAVVGPIADDPRAMMGAYSYPIHVMPRHPEMGLGVDVVTFPEALRIAFPGAELRVEHGVPLADPADDAAIARAVEAAASSDVVIAVVGDRAGMFGRGTSGEGSDAPDLGLPGEQGRLVEAVLATGTPVVLVVMSGRPYALGDYIDRAAAIVQAFMPGIEGAAALAAVLSGTVNPSGHLPVQVPRTGAALPHTYLAPPLGQDGDRISNLSIAPAFPFGHGLSYTSFTLGDVRLDSERIAADGRVCASVEVRNAGERAGATVVQLYASDPVAQVTRPVRQLVGYARVHLAPGEGAIVRFDVHADRFSFTGLDRRRIVEPGRIDLVAGLSLTDTSGIATLTVDGPGRVVDEPVLVTPVDLIPITPEPTEGDAG; encoded by the coding sequence ATGACGGATGTGACGGATGTCGCCGACAGGGCGTCGTCAGGGGCCGGGCGACCGCGCTGGGCCGATCCGTCCCTCGATCCCTCCACCCGCGTCGAGATGTTGCTCGCGGCGATGACCGACGAGGAGAAGATCGCGCAGCTCGGCGGCTACTGGGCCGATACACGCGATTCGACGCAGCTCATTGCGCCGATGCAAGACGTGCTGTCGCGCGGCCGGCCGCCGTTCGACGAGGCGGTGCGCGACGGGATCGGGCATCTCACCCGGGTGTTCGGCGTGACGCCCGTGGCCGCCCGCGACGGCATGCAGAAGGTGCAGGACGCCCAGCGCCACCTGCGTGAGAACACGCGCCTGGGCATCCCGGCGGTCGTGCACGAGGAGTGCCTGACCGGCTTCACGACGTACGGCGCGACGGTCTATCCCGCCTCGATGGCGTGGGCGGCGACCTTCGACGCCGACCTCGTCCGCGAGATGGCGGCCGCGATCGGCGCCGACATGCGCGCGGTCGGCGCGCACCACGGCCTGTCGCCGGTGCTCGATGTCGTCACCGACTACCGATGGGGCCGGGTGGAGGAGACCCTCGGCGAAGACCCGTACGTCGTCGGAACGCTCGCGACCGCCTACGTCCATGGCCTGCAGCACAGCGGCATCATCGCGACGCTCAAGCACTTCGCCGGCCATGCCACCTCGCGCGGCGGACGCAATCATGCCCCGGTGTCGCTCGGCGAGCGGGAGCTGCGCGACCTCGTTCTCCCGCCCTTCGAGATGGCGGTCCGGATCGGCGGGGCCGCGAGCGTCATGAACTCCTACACCGAGCTCGACCGCGTGCCGGCCGCCGCCGACCGGTGGCTGCTCACCGACCTCCTCCGCGACGAGTGGGGCTTCTCGGGCACCGTCGTGTCGGATTACTGGGCGGTGGCGTTCCTGAAGTCGAAGCACCAGGTCGCCGAGACGATGGCGGATGCCGGTCGGCTGGCGCTGCACGCCGGGATCGATGTGGAGCTGCCCGACATCGCCGCGTACCGGCTCCTCCACGACGATGACCCTGACCCGGTCCGCACGGCATACGACATCGACACCGCCGTGCGTCGGGTGCTCCACCAGAAGCTCGAGCTCGGCCTCCTCGACGCCGGGTGGACGCCGCCCGAGCCGGCCGACGTCGATCTCGACAGTCCGCGCAATCGCGACATCGCGCGTCGGCTCGCGGAGGAATCCATCATCCTGCTCGACAACAGCAGGGGTGTCCTCCCTCTGGCGACGTCAGTCCGGCGGATCGCGGTGGTCGGCCCGATCGCCGACGATCCCCGCGCCATGATGGGCGCCTACTCGTATCCGATCCACGTGATGCCCCGGCATCCCGAGATGGGCCTCGGGGTCGACGTCGTCACTTTCCCCGAGGCGCTTCGCATCGCCTTCCCGGGCGCCGAGCTGCGCGTAGAGCACGGCGTCCCGCTCGCAGATCCCGCCGACGACGCCGCCATCGCGCGCGCCGTCGAGGCCGCGGCATCCTCGGATGTGGTCATCGCCGTGGTCGGCGATCGTGCCGGCATGTTCGGCAGGGGCACCTCGGGAGAAGGATCGGATGCGCCCGACCTCGGCCTCCCCGGTGAGCAGGGGCGTCTCGTCGAGGCCGTGCTGGCGACGGGGACGCCGGTGGTGCTCGTCGTGATGTCGGGCCGTCCGTATGCGCTCGGGGACTACATCGACCGCGCGGCCGCGATCGTTCAGGCATTCATGCCCGGGATCGAGGGCGCGGCGGCGCTCGCCGCGGTGCTCTCGGGGACCGTCAACCCGAGCGGCCACCTGCCGGTGCAGGTTCCGCGGACCGGTGCCGCGCTTCCGCACACCTACCTCGCGCCGCCCCTGGGGCAGGACGGCGACCGCATCAGCAACCTCTCGATCGCCCCGGCGTTTCCCTTCGGGCACGGGCTGTCGTACACGTCGTTCACGCTCGGCGACGTGCGGCTCGACTCTGAGCGCATCGCTGCCGACGGCCGCGTGTGCGCGAGCGTCGAGGTCCGCAACGCCGGCGAGCGTGCCGGCGCGACGGTTGTGCAGCTGTACGCGAGCGACCCCGTGGCGCAGGTGACGAGGCCGGTCCGCCAGCTCGTGGGGTATGCGCGGGTGCACCTCGCCCCGGGCGAGGGCGCCATCGTGCGGTTCGATGTGCACGCCGACCGCTTCTCGTTCACCGGGCTCGACCGCCGCCGCATCGTCGAACCCGGCCGGATCGACCTCGTGGCCGGGCTGTCGCTGACCGACACTTCCGGCATCGCCACCCTGACCGTCGACGGGCCCGGTCGCGTCGTCGATGAGCCGGTGCTCGTCACACCGGTCGACCTCATCCCGATCACGCCCGAGCCCACCGAAGGAGACGCGGGATGA
- a CDS encoding sugar phosphate isomerase/epimerase family protein, with protein MTDFLADDWPIAAAALPFSGRTADGRSVTEAGPDVWREVLVEVADAGFDRIDLTDSWLRIGDLDARGLTDLSAVAAEEGVVPTSVSAIRCSVIDRERGEANLAYSHRTLDAAAALGIETVSFGLHQALTPDQQAQLWFWTVEGHRDDPADWDAAVARLRELGRHAAELGILVSLEMYEDTFLGTADSAVRLVTDIGMDNVGLNPDIGNLVRLHRPIEPWWEVVEKTLPYANFWHVKNYARDEDVARDLYTAVPAPMPYGLIDYRRAFRYAIEQGFQGVICVENYGGDGLTVCADNRDYLRRHVLPTRAGYTRGASRVRQIGHAQRGAS; from the coding sequence ATGACCGACTTCCTCGCCGACGACTGGCCCATCGCCGCCGCCGCACTGCCCTTCTCGGGCCGCACCGCCGACGGACGGTCCGTCACCGAGGCGGGTCCCGACGTGTGGCGCGAGGTCCTCGTCGAGGTCGCCGACGCCGGTTTCGACCGGATCGACCTGACCGACTCGTGGCTCCGCATCGGCGACCTCGACGCTCGCGGTCTCACCGATCTCTCCGCCGTGGCGGCGGAGGAGGGTGTCGTCCCGACATCCGTTTCGGCCATCCGGTGCAGCGTCATCGATCGCGAGCGCGGCGAGGCGAATCTGGCCTACAGCCACCGCACCCTCGACGCGGCGGCGGCGCTGGGAATCGAGACCGTCTCGTTCGGCCTCCACCAGGCGCTGACACCCGACCAGCAGGCGCAGCTGTGGTTCTGGACCGTCGAGGGTCACCGCGACGACCCTGCGGACTGGGACGCGGCGGTGGCCCGACTGCGGGAACTGGGCCGTCACGCCGCCGAACTCGGCATCCTCGTCTCGCTCGAGATGTACGAAGACACCTTCCTCGGCACCGCCGACTCGGCGGTGCGCCTCGTCACCGACATCGGCATGGACAACGTCGGCCTGAACCCCGACATCGGCAACCTCGTGCGCCTCCACCGGCCGATCGAACCGTGGTGGGAGGTCGTGGAGAAGACGCTCCCGTACGCGAACTTCTGGCACGTGAAGAACTACGCCCGGGACGAGGATGTCGCGCGCGACCTGTACACCGCGGTGCCGGCGCCCATGCCCTACGGCCTCATCGACTACCGCCGGGCCTTCCGGTACGCGATCGAGCAGGGGTTCCAGGGCGTCATCTGCGTGGAGAACTACGGCGGCGACGGATTGACGGTCTGCGCCGACAACCGCGACTACCTCCGACGCCATGTGCTCCCCACGCGCGCGGGGTACACCCGCGGCGCCAGCCGGGTGCGGCAGATTGGCCACGCACAGAGAGGTGCATCATGA